Part of the Perognathus longimembris pacificus isolate PPM17 chromosome 1, ASM2315922v1, whole genome shotgun sequence genome, tATAGCAGTAACAAATGACTTACAATATACTTTTCAGAAAGTTCAAATATTCCTTTTGTGTCTGGTATTTCAATAAAAGACTGTAGATTGTTCCATttgcataaaataataattttcagcAGTATCAATTTATTTCATAGGCTGCTGGTTACATCTTGAATATTCATGCATTCCTTTAAAAGCCTTCTGTTGCTATGGCAGATCCTAGTGGTATGAGGAACATTATAGTTTTCCTTCAGGGGGGAAGAAAATTATAactgaaaattaaatcaaagtgGTTAGTTATCAATAAGAAGACTCATAAAGAGATAGAGGAAAGATTGCACTGTGAATAGTATGAGGGATTATATTAGATTCCCCAGGAAATTTGAATGTTTTATTGACCTGGGTCCTAGAGAGCCTAAGACTCAAGCAGAAAAGAATGAATTCAGTTACCAAGGTGCCTCAAATACTTGTAGTCATGTTAACAATAAAATGGACAATATTAAAACATATATACACCTGGAAATGAAACCTCCTGTAGAAAAATTTGCTATAAAATAAAGTTCTGTGAATACTTAAAGACCAAGTCTCTTAACATCCACAACCCCTAACAGCCCTCCTTCCAATGTGCTGGTCCTGATGCCCAGTAGTCTCTAGAACTTCAAATCATCAGGCTGCCTGGACTTGTAGCTTGACCCACTATTAATTAGTGATTCATTTGCTTAAAGTAAGCATAATAAATATCTGCTTTGCAGGGCTGCTGGAAGCATGGAAGGATGTATTCGTTACTTCATAACTTTCacctgttgttgtttgttctatTACAGAGATTTCTCATTGCCTTTTCTGAGCAAATTATAAGAACAGAATGAAATCTCTGtcacagattaaaaacaaaatgaacataaTGAGGTGTTTTAGGATTGTCCATAAGTAACCCTATGTTTTGTACATGAAAATTGCAATTTTTAAGGAGATTTCAGACAAATAACCTCCAGTTCATTAGGTTTCATTTCCTAGATATTTGGTCTATCAAGGACATTCCTTATTTTTGCTACAGAAAATTTTGGAAAGGGAAAGCAATAAGATCAATCTTCAGAAGTCATTAGACAAGAGCCTGTCTAGCATTTGAAAAAGGGAATTTTTACAAGTTATTTGCATTAGTGATGAGCCTTTCCATGGATCTTTAAGGCAGTCATATGCAGTAGTGGGGTAGACAGGAGTCAGTCTTTTGGGACAATTATTAGGTTAGTTTATTTAATTGTTTCCACTTACTCTCATTTCTCCTCTCTGGGTTTCCTGGTCTCAGTTCTTCAACTATAATCCTCCTTCAGAGGATTGATATGTAAACCTCCAAACAGTTTATAGATTAATGCTGTCACatgcttatttttcatttatcatactTCATCACATTAAGTAGGTATTATATCATTACATCATATCATCACAATATAGGAGCATAGTATAATAAGATATTTTGAGAAGCCACATTTACATGATTTTATGGCACTGTAAGGTtataattattctattttattaattatCATTGCTAATCTCTTACTGtgagcaatttatttttaaaaagctaccaTATACTTGTATAGAAAAAGCAGATGATACAGATTCAGTACTGTCCTAAGGCTTTTACTGGGCATATTAGAGCATCTCCCCCCTGGAAAATGAAGCCGGGTGGGCCCTACTGTCTTCAGAGTGTTGTTTAAATATTCTCCCTCTGCTTTAGAGAACTGCCCTGGAAAATTACCATCAGAAACAAGGGATTTGAAAACTTACATCACACAAAATTACATCAGCATTACAGAGCTCCGTTTATCTTACCTTTTTGTTTTAAGGATTAAAAACAATGGAAATGgccaggtagctcacacctgtaatcttgattactcaggcagctgagatctgatgattctggttcaaagctagtccgggaaggaaagtgtgtgaaactcttagagccaattaaccagcgaaagtctggaagtgggactgtggctcaagtggtagagcgctaatcttgagcaaaaaagttcagggacagagcccaggccctgagttcaagcctcaggacacatacacacacacacacacacacacacacacacacacacacacacacacacagaagctagAGTTTATACTCAATAGTGAGTGTTCTTGCCATTTCTTGCCCCAAATGGCCATTTGCACCTCCTACTAAAGCCGAGTACATATTTGTGAATCATACAAATAGTTATTGGAAGAATTAATGAGAGACATCAGCTATAGTCTCATTGTACTCGGTGGCCAAATGCTGTGCAAAACCATTCCAGTTTAGACTCTGAGACCACCACAAAACTACAGTCGGACACATTGCTAAACTACAATTCCCAGGATGCAGATAAACTCGGAGTTTGCAGTGCATTTTGGGAAGGGTGTTTTCACTTCTCCTTTGTCCCCATTTGGGGAAGTTTGTGCGTGAACGTACCGAGACTGCTCAGATCCCATCTGTGTTCCGCAGAACTCATGTTTGCGGCGCAGGTATTTTAGCCGGAAGAATTTAAGAACCGTGTCACTTCCGGAGATACCGGAAGTTATTTGAAAATGGCATCCTCCACGGGAGGCAGTCCTGCTGTGGGAGCCTCTGgcattaagaaaaaagaatttcgAAGCCACAAGCCGGGTACAGAAAACCGAGGTGAGGCCGTGGGGGAATCGAAGCCTGGGTTTTGTGGATGTTGACTTgcggtttgtttttttaactccttTTATTGGCTGTGAAGGTATAAAGTCGTCAGTGACTTGTTCTGTGTGATGGAGGGGGTTTGGCTGAGCTGACTGGAACCCGCATGTGTGGTGCCGGCCACGTGTTTCCAACTCCTCGCTTTTGCCAGAGGTCCCGCAAAGTCGAGCCGCTGTGGAATCCGTGTCCCGGAAGAGGACGGGTGTTTAGATGTGGCCCGGAGCACCGCGCAGACTCGTAGCCCGCGCGGGGGGCCCCAACTGACTGACAGGTCGCGGACTTGGGATCCAGCCTGTTAGTTTAATAGGTGTCAGCCACGCTGATGGAAGGCGTGGGGCACACCAGTAACCGGCAAGTAGTTATCTTGCTCCTCCTTAACGCTAATTTTTCAGTCAGTAAGGAAGATTTGAAATAGTtggctgctgtttgttttggttttgttcaaACAGTGATAATGTAAACATTTTAGATAGCACATTTCGTAGGCTTTTCTTGCTCTGGTTTTACAGTGTGAAGGATAGGAAGAGATCACTAGAGAAATAGTCCGGGGAGCTGCTCGGCCAATCTTGTAGAAagtgttaaaaagaaaacaaacaaacaaaaaacaccctttCATTCTAGAGGCATCGGGAACGTATAAaaaatttccttttcaaattgttgcttttaaaatgtcataaatACGGACTATAGATATAAAAAAGATCAAAATCACACTTCATCTTTGTGCCCTGAATGTCTTCTATAAAATCGGACTCAATACTGCTTCTTCCTACCTTGATATCGGTATGAAAGCCTTGTAGAAATAGACACCGAAAGGTATTTGAGAACCTAAAATCCCCAAACCCTAGAATACTAAGTATACATACATACTCAGTGAAGTTCCACTCCAGGAAAGCCAGTAAAGGTCATTAGTATTTAAAATAGTGATGTAAACAAAACTGGAGCTGAACCTTCAGCTCTACCATGGTGCAGGGAAGTAGAAATAGAAGTTTCTATCAAGCATATGTTAACCAATGTGGATGTGGGAAGTGTCCATGccctaaactttattttttactagACTATTAGAACATATTTTGATAATCTTGTTGTATGTTGGTACTTTTATAGAGAGAATAATGACCGAGTCATGTTCTTTGATTGGtggaaaatacaaaagcaaagaagaaatgcAAGGAGAGTATTGGGAAGTTTATGGATATGTGCATATAATGTTTACCAAGTATCCAAAAGGCCATTAAAATgtaatgttaaattttttttacacaTCTACAGATGAACCAGAACTCCTTACTGTTCCTGATGGTTGGAAAGAACCAGCTTTTTCTAAAGAGGACAATCCCAGAGGACTTTTGGAGGAAAGCAGTTTTGCAACTTTGTTTCCAAAATATAGAGAGGCTTACTTGAAAGAGTGCTGGCCTTTGGTGCAGAAAGCCTTGAATGAACATGTATgcatattttatacatttctttgAGATTTTGCTCTTGCTTATGCCATTACTTTTAAGTAAGTATGTGCATGCtgactggttttgtttttagatgTACAGCATTGCTGGCTAAATTAGTTCTTTGGTATTTAAACATTATAGgtaaactttatttttacaattcTTGCACTTTTGACCGTCAGTAATAAAGTCCTCTGAAACCTGCACACATCTCTAAGCATTTACAGTTTTGTAAACCTTCCAAATAAACTATCCAAAATAAACTATCACCTGTGAAATCCAAATTTTAGAGTGCTTATTCTAGGCCATCATCATTACTATATTCTTGTCTGGTTTGAGCTGACTTATGTTTGTAATTGCTTATCTTTCATTTTGAATGAAAGCTATATggccttctatttatttttgctggtgtgTCCCAAGAGAGcagtgtttttgttatttttgaaattgAGGATTAAAGCCTTTTAAGGGATTGCAATGTTTGTGATTATGACCTGTTGGTAAGGgtaaatgtcacacacacatacacacacgtgatATAAAATGTTTCTCAGTGTGGACAGCTGTGGAGTTGGTTGTACCTATTGGGAACAAAGGTAGCTTAGCAGGCTACCTGCTGTATTTTTTTAGTTGTCTAGATCTGAAATTaaactcattttttcccccttggaaAATCATGGAAATGCAACTTTATGTTAAATTGTTCATCAGTCACTACTGAAGCATTCTTCAGGTTatataaaatcagaaaataacatttttatttgctttgtggGAATCTGGTTCATGCTATTGAGAGTTAATGCTAAGTTTTGTAATTGCTTCTTTCTGAACTTGTGAtaatttgcttttgctttatatTGAGTACTGTAATCACAAAAAAAGTTTGTAAGCAAAATTCATTTTTCGTTCTTGAGGGCACATTGTAGATGGGACCTGGGTCCAGGATTGGGAAACTATACTGCTTTACCTACCAAGGTAACTTAGATAGTTCTTACATTGATCATATTTGGGttggtatatgtacatatacctgcatatatttaaaatttagggATAGTGTTTATTCCAATAAGTACACAGTATTCTAAAGCGAGATATAAAAGATTTCAATTGCTTCAGTCTTGCATTTTGCGAAGTTTGAAAGTAATCAAATAACTCATGTAATTACCCAGCTTTTTCAGGGAGAGAGTTGATAGAATTTGAGAGGTAGCTTAGCCTTGAAAGGCCCAGAAATTGTTAGGATGACAAAGCCTCTGTAATTATCAAGAACTAAATTCATTTTAagaaactctttttctttcttttttttttttttttttggtgtttcttATAGCATGTTAATGCAACCCTGGATCTGATTGAGGGCAGTATGACTGTGTGTACTACAAAGAAGACTTTTGATCCATATATTATTGTTAGAGCCAGAGACCTAATAAAACTGTTAGCAAGGAGTGTTTCATTTGAACAGGTAAATCTAGAAATACTttgctttattgctttatttacACCTTTAGGCAACCTATAACATGTTATCTTTTCTTCCTTGCCTCTGTCCTCACATTCACTCTCTGTCTTCTGTTATGGGTTTCATGTTTGTGCTTAGACATCATTAGCCTGGTTTGGGACATAGATGCAGTtgcatcttattttttaatactatttttttttttttggaaaggcaGTACGAATTCTTCAGGATGATGTTGCATGTGATATTATTAAAATAGGTTCCTTagtaagaaataaagagagattTGTAAAAAGAAGACAACGGCTTATTGGTCCCAAAGGATCTACATTAAAGGTACTTTTTGTCAATGGAAACCTGAAGCATTTTATCATTagttttttattctatttaattTCAACTTACTGTTCCTTTGATATAGGCATTGGAACTCTTAACGAACTGTTACATCATGGTTCAAGGAAACACAGTTTCAGCTATTGGGCCTTTTAGTGGCTTAAAGGAGGTAAGAACTGTTACCTTTGTTTATTTTCATAAGATTTTCAAATTAATTTGTTATACTAGTTCATTGGATAGCATTGTGTTATAGTCATTTTGTAGTTTTAGAATGTGCTGTTTGATTTTCCTTTAGTAAATACTTGTATATCCTGTAACATGAAGGAATCATCATTCCTGGTTCctaatgtattttgtttgtttttttttttttttttggccagtcctgggccttggactcagggtctgagcactgtccctggcttcttcccgctcaaggctagcactctgccacttgagccacagcgccccttctggccgttttctgtatatgtggtgctggggaatcgaacctagggcctcgtgtatccgaggcaggcactcttgccactaggctatatccccagccctcctaatGTATTTTGGACAACCTTTGGAGGTTGGAAACATCCATTTCTGAATTAGGTTTGTGTATCATTTCTCCTCCCATTGTGAAATGTAAATGAGTATTTCTGATCCTGCTCTGTAGCGAATGTAAGAAGCATGGTATCCTTCCATGTGttcaaataatgaaaaatttGCACTGATTTATATAGCCAACAGAGGTCACACTGAAAACTTTTCTCCTTCAAAATAgatattttgtttgaattttagCATGTTGAGTTAACATTCCTCATAAAAGTTTTCTTTAACTTGACAATGTTGTAAGAGAACTATAAGGGATAAATACATTTCTATAAGCTCCTTTTGATGCTATCATTATCTGGATCTGTTTGTGTTGTTTTACTTCCATCTTAGGAAACCTTCAGTAGCTATCCCATTGGCTTTCTTTCTCACAAATTGTCTGTTCTTTTGTCAGGGTGTAGTAATAGCTTCATATATTATGTGTTTCATAGTTTTGAAGGTtagagatatagctcagtggtaaactgCTTGTCTGATAAGCATGAGGCTGTGTGTTTGATCCCTACCACTGCAAGGGAAAATCAGTTTTGTAGGCtttgaaatttattatttaattcttaTAGTATACTTgggtttttaatataattttatcttttataaatGTTAAAGCTGGAATAGGAATATTAATTGACTTTCTTATATAAAGTGGCTGTCTCATACTTTGAAGACTTCTTATTTTGCTCCTGAACCACCCTCTTTTCCTAAATTACTAGCTATAGCAAGTTGGAGTGTGCCATCTTTCAGCAATAATAGAGAAACTTTATTGTATTCAAGGGTGCTTGACTGAAAAATTTAGAAGCCACTCAGAGCAGTTGAAAAATTACTAGATTCATGTGGTAAACATTTCCTGATTCataggatttttttctcttcaatcaTGTTCATTTAGATCTTTATAAGTACTAATTAAATTTTCTTTGCAAATTTCAGGTTCGAAAAGTAGTCCTAGATACCATGAAGAATATTCATCCAATTTATAACATTAAAGTGAGTGTCAATTGCAGTCACCATAGCGATGATCATCAAGCTTGTTTTATTGAAAGTTTCTTCCAGTCAAAGGAACTTAGGTTGAATTCTTATGAAACTTTTATAACAGCCTAATACATAGACAGATAAAACAGCTACTTGGGTTGAAATTAGTGAACTGGGGATAGAATCCAGCCCATGTACTTTTTCTGCAATCACTTGAGGCTTATATCGCTCATATAAAAACTATTGAAAGAGATACTGTTACTTATTTTATAGCTTgactacaataataataaacctcACAGAATTGGTTATAGatgataataattttattttcttatatgtgaTTTTTTAGGAGTCTTTCTAATAATATCTAGAATATTGCATATTGCATTAAAACTTTCTTTGAAAATCACTAACGTTGTAGCCCATCTGAGAGATGTGTTATGTATGTGCAAAAAGTGTAGTTTGTGATTATAATTGGAAGCATAATCATGGTATAATGAGTTCCTTTATGATGAGTATTTGTTGAGCAATTGACCTGAATTTGAAAGCTTAAAAATCACCAGATTAGGTTGAAAGTGATTTTGAGTTACACTAGGACATTACAGATCAAAGGAAAGCCAGTTGTACATTCTGATGCCTTGTTGATATCCTCTTGTGCTTCAGTTTCTATAAAATTGAAAAGCATTATGGAAAGTATGAGAAGAGAATTGACTTTTGTTGAAACCACTAGGACATTTGCTTCTCTctagtttccattttcttataagGAATCATCAGCTAATTGAGAACCCTCCTTACAAGGGTTTAATGAAATAATGGTTGAAAAGCTTAATTTTCATACTATTTTGCAATTTTGCATTTCTTTACCTAAATTATAATCCTTTTCTGGTGCTTGGCAAATTGTCCCTTTTTAAGATGACATTTTTTATGATGCATTTAGTTAATtcccttgaggagaaaaaaaacagtccctttaaaaattttatttatctaaGCAATATGTATAAATTTGAAATTGaaatttcttatttatgtgtttatgaCTGTAGACCTTAATGATTAAACGAGAATTAGCAAAAGATTCTGAATTACGATCACAAAGTTGGGAGAGATTTTTGCCACAgttcaaacacaaaaatgtgaacAAACGCAAGgaaccaaagaagaaaactgtTAAGAAGGAATATACACCATTCCCACCACCACAACCAGAAAGTCAGGTCAGTATTGAATGTCCAACTTTACATGAAGGGGAGTCATCTGTCTATTTTGTCAGGAATTGAGGCTAGTTTAGGTGAAATACAAGAATTTGAAAGTATAAATAGGCATATTTTTGAGCTAAGTATATGGAAGTTCAGAGTGAGCCTTCACATTATGATCATAAACAGTATCAAGATGGCTAGTCTTACTAATGCATTTGTAGCTACCATAAATgtacaggtttttaaaaaatgagcaatGTAGCCTACTACAGCTTAAATGATCATATCCAcctttttttctgagtttcaAATTCCCTTTAGTCAGCTGTACTTCTGGTGAAATTCCTTTCCAGCCATGACCagagtttccttttttctttgtaaagaaaaaatatcagtTTTCTTTCAAGTTCCCTTTTTGCTGTGTATCACAACTTCCTACCAGAACTCTAAAACTTAGCTCACtctaaaaaaaatacttctttaatttcttctctCTACTCAGGCTCCTtcacatgatcctcctgcctcagcctctgattGCTGGGATCCCAAAACATGCTACCATTCCCAACTTGTCTTCTGTCATTTTTCAGTCATGTTCCATCTCTGCCTAGTGTTTGGTATTCTTCATGCTTCCCCAAAGCTCACCTTTTTGGTTTTCTCTTTTCTGAAACATTGACCTTCCACCTCACCTGATTTAGTCTGTTTCATATTCAAGAACATGATACCTTTTTCATAACCCCTTGTTTATATTTCAGCTTTGAATacagtttcttctttttaaagcttATTAATTTTCCATAGAATATtgactccaactgtttttatgtCCTAGCTTTCTTATGAAATTGTCATTGCATTATTTCTGATGTAATTATAAATACTGTCTTCATTAGATTGATAAAGAACTGGCTAGTGGTGAATACTTTTTGAAGGCAAATCAGAAGAAACGACAGAAAATGGAAGCAGTAAaggtaaaatttttaaatctttttcataGTAATAGAAAAAAGTTCATAGCTACTTGAATTCTTATTAAGTTTAAATTGTACTTTATTAATATGTTTCTTACTAATGTAGGCTAAACAAGCAGAAGTTCTTACTAAGAGACAAGAGGAAAGGAACAAAGCATTTATTCCACCTAAAGAAAAGCCAGTTGTGAAACCAAAGGAAGGTAACACTCATTtttcacttcttcttcttcttcttcttttttttttttgacagtcctgggccttggactcagggcctgagcattgtgctgaaggctagtactctgccacttgagccacaatgccacctctggccgtcctctatatatgtggtgctggggaatggaacccatggcctcatgtatacaaggcaagcactcttgccccaggccatattcccagcccccatttttcaCTTCTTATGCATAACATTTCcagtgattttgtttctgactCTCTCATGTTAGGAAATAACTGTGTTCATGACTTGTCTTAACATTTCATTAGTTACCAAGCATAGGGACAAGAGATGAAAGAGGTAGTTGGGAAATTAGTAGCAGCTAATGCCTGTTCAGAGTGCTCACGAATGATAGTGCTTGGGAAACAAAGCCAGAGTTGCTAATATCCTCAGTAAGAACTAAGAGTATGTGGACTAAGGTCCTTTAGTCTGCTGCCATGCATCTCAGAACTGGCTTTTCAAAAGTTGTCCTTTTTACTCATTTGATGTTTGGCTTAACATTTTCTGTGTTACTAAAGTGAATTTCTCATCACTTGGAAATGTAGAACATTgataaaagaaactaaaaggaaGAAACGCTCATGCCTTTTCTCCATTTCTagcctcactctctccctctagTAACACTTGTGTTCTGAGTAGATCAACCCTCCAAAATCAGTAGTGGCACATGGAGGGCAAGGGATATACTGACAGTGCTGCACATAACCATTGGTCAGTACCAGAACCACTACATTACTGTTGCTTgactgttttcatttgtttgtttgtttttttgttgctctGAGCTGTTAAAGCCCTACTCTTGAAGTATTTTCCTTATAATTCTTATAATACTTTCAAAGTTTTCAGGTTTTATACtaaggtatttgatccattttgaattactTTTTGTGCAGAGTGAGatatagggatctagtttcagtGTTGTACATATCCCAGTGTTGTACATATCCCAGTGTTGTACATATCCAGGCACCACTTGTTAGAAGTCTTTGTTTTTCCTGGTGCATGTTTTTAGTACCTGTGCGAGGAACCAGATGATAGTAACTGCTTGGTTTATTTCTAGGTTCTGTATTCTCGTTCATTGGTCCAGATGTCAGTTTTTGTGCCAGCCCCATGCTTTTTATTACGATGGGTCTTAATAGTCTGAGATATTGTAATACCtccagcatttctttctttcctcaggaTTGTTTAAAACACTAGCCTGAATATAATTggttttataaaagtaaaatctCACAGCATTATATTTTTCAGTTATAATTCATTATAAATGAATATAATTTCATTATATAATTTTCAGCACATTGGAAGTACTTGGTAGCTAGTTAATTGGAACAGTAGTGATTAAGGATACAAATGCTTTGTATAGTGGAGGCTTTAAATCTTCGCACCTCTAGTGACTGTGTTGTATGTATAGTAACATTTTATCTTGTGATTCTTTTGTGCTCTGAATATTGTACCTTAAATGTTAAGAAAAAgttccatttcttttattgcttctACTCATGCTTTTGACATGAAGGAAGACCATCATACACTCCCAAATTACTGTCTTTACTaccaaaatttattaaaaataatttctggcCAGTCTTATTTAAGTTTTTGTTGTGGTCTTACATGAAGTGGATTTTGACCTGTAGCTTCATATTTAGTTAATATTTTTCCATGGGGAgatattttaacttatttttgtttgctagatGGAAAGTTGATAACTAGTGAGCTTTTTAAATTTCCAAACACAGAAGGAATATAAGTAAAAatctaatctcagtggaattaTGAAAAAATAGTTTCAGCATCATTGGATCAATAAATTGTCATGCCATTTTCACGTTCTTTTACTGATATATAAATTCCTCATTCCCTTTAGGAAGGTGTTTTATATTTTGTAGCATGAGCTGCAGTTATTATACTGTAAAGTTACTGCCTTTAATGTCTGTTCAAAagaatcacatatatatatattttaattattctaGCTTCTACTGAAACTAAAATTGACGTGGCAAGCATCAAAGAAAAGGTTAAGAAAGCAAAGATGAAGAAGCTGGGAGCTCTTACAGCTGAGGAAGTTAAGCTTAAGATGGAAGCAGacgaaaagaaaaacaagaaaaaataacataaaaaactGAACtagaagccagacaccagtggctcatgccagtaatcctagctcctccagTGGCTGcattctgaggatcatgatttgaagtcagcctgggcagaaaagtctgttgtagtcttacctccaattaactaccaaaaagcaaaaagtggagctgtggtccaagtggtagagtgccagttttgagtgaaaaagctaagggacaatgtctaagccttgagttcaaactctagtattggTTGGTGCACACAACACAGAAATCTAAAGTAGTTCTTAAGAAGCTATCTCCTTTTGTAAAGGATTTCCAGAAACCAAGGCAATAGTTGCCTTATCTGTGAGAAGTAATATtgattacttttttgttttagaattttattttgttaatagaACAGTATTCTTTATGTTCTTTATGTGTATTTTGAAAAATTTGTGCTAGAAAATGGTATATATCTTTGTACATTTTGTTTAGTCAATCAATGACAGGCAGGTTTTATGGAAGCTCAACTTAGCAGTAACTCAGATTTTTTGCttgcttggtttgtttgttttgttgagggCTGGTGGTGTTATTGAGGTTTGGGTTCAAGGCTTCACACGTGCTAGGTAGTCATTCTACTACCCGGACTATGCCTCCATCCCTTTTTATCCTCTGAGATCAGGGTTTGCGTTCTGATTGCTCTGATGTGGACTGTCATTTTCTTATGCTTCctgccatagctgggatgacaggtgcacaccactgtgtccaatattttcttttgagatgggggCATTCACCAACATTTTccttagactggccttgaatcatgagccccatgatttcagcttcctgagtggctaggattataggcatgaaccattataCTAGCTTctagttgttcttttttgttgttgtttttgtttttacatacaGCGTTTTGGGAATATGGCAATTGTAATTATACATTAAATCTCATGTCTGAATCTATTGCTTAGTCTTTCGCTATAATATTCTCCCAGCATTTGGTTTTGAGAAAAATTAACGCAAACATTTCAGTGCTCTTTATTCTTCTCTATTGATATTAATAGTTTGCCTTGTCCCTTTTCTGTCTTTTACAACTTTATTTATACCTCTATCAAAGATTATACAGCTTAAGCAGGCCTCTGAAACCAACTCCTGTAGTTACTGTTGTACTTTGAGTCTGAGTATGTGGTAAAGGAGAAAGACAAGCTGGAGGAGAACTGGGAAAGCCAAGTGGTAAGAGTTGAATGATCAGTGAGGATTGATGATGTCTTTGTTTTCAGAGATGGATTCTGTCTCTGTATTTTGGGCTAGTTGGCCTGGAACTTTTGATCCTCCCATCTGTCTTACATGCTTGACcagagtgttttctttttccctcaagtgTTAATGTCTTAGCTAGTGGAAAGTTAACTAAGTCAAGAGTTACTTAAACCACCTAGGTCTAGCTCTAGATTTGGAAGTTGATATGTGGAGCCTACGTAACTACTAGAAGTCTTAACATGGCAACCTAAAAATAGTACTAATAGAAAAATAGACAGGTGAGTATTCCATAGAGATAGGACACTGAACAGTTTTTCATTTGAATAAGGCTTTTTACTGaaggtacatttaaaaaaacaatgtaaaacaaaatatacCCAatggcatacatatatatatatatacacatgcacatttatgcatatattatatatacaattttt contains:
- the Krr1 gene encoding KRR1 small subunit processome component homolog, whose amino-acid sequence is MASSTGGSPAVGASGIKKKEFRSHKPGTENRDEPELLTVPDGWKEPAFSKEDNPRGLLEESSFATLFPKYREAYLKECWPLVQKALNEHHVNATLDLIEGSMTVCTTKKTFDPYIIVRARDLIKLLARSVSFEQAVRILQDDVACDIIKIGSLVRNKERFVKRRQRLIGPKGSTLKALELLTNCYIMVQGNTVSAIGPFSGLKEVRKVVLDTMKNIHPIYNIKTLMIKRELAKDSELRSQSWERFLPQFKHKNVNKRKEPKKKTVKKEYTPFPPPQPESQIDKELASGEYFLKANQKKRQKMEAVKAKQAEVLTKRQEERNKAFIPPKEKPVVKPKEASTETKIDVASIKEKVKKAKMKKLGALTAEEVKLKMEADEKKNKKK